The Planctomicrobium piriforme genome has a segment encoding these proteins:
- a CDS encoding PepSY-associated TM helix domain-containing protein, whose product MTEVLTQTQQTELTDATLSDESSQALPSGSLRRMIWRWHFYAGMLVGPVLFVVALTGALYVFKDEIEGLAYARIQTATAQGAQHSLQEQVASAGLFVTKRETLLAPWRVTRLHGEHRATMVSFRGEKGLRTVHVYVNPHDAQVLGCVDTERGWPKLFATILNIHRHLFVGTIGRWITELSACWTLILLLTGLYLWWPRRLTRLGGVWVPRWRAKSYLLLRDLHALTGVYYLPVFSVIVMTGLWYSDFLGQNSRRIAENFELGRPFFSTAKRPDSKGQPPSVSPNQSVEKIMPHLDSLISIGHSRFPEKNVYVSLKNASSDQVEVGAYNPSGAAGPVFFHTLQVRPESGEVISEKQHGKLSTVQWWGTWNYPLHVGSIFGTISKVIWLLAAISLACLPLTGAWMWWKRRPAGGLGLPGKANVAAPWWLIVIISTTCCLLPLAGASVLLMLLGDWVVQIFRTSLPRSRNRTDVP is encoded by the coding sequence ATGACTGAAGTTCTCACTCAGACGCAGCAGACCGAATTGACTGATGCTACCTTGAGCGATGAAAGCAGTCAGGCTCTTCCGTCGGGAAGCTTGCGGCGCATGATCTGGCGGTGGCATTTCTATGCCGGCATGCTTGTTGGGCCAGTGCTGTTTGTCGTAGCTCTCACCGGCGCGTTGTATGTTTTCAAAGATGAAATCGAAGGCCTGGCCTACGCCCGAATCCAAACTGCGACCGCGCAGGGAGCACAACATTCTCTCCAGGAACAGGTTGCCAGCGCGGGGTTGTTCGTCACGAAACGGGAAACGCTGCTTGCCCCCTGGCGAGTCACCAGATTGCACGGTGAACACCGCGCTACGATGGTCTCGTTTCGCGGCGAAAAAGGTCTTCGCACGGTTCACGTTTACGTCAATCCGCATGACGCGCAGGTCTTGGGATGCGTGGACACCGAACGCGGCTGGCCAAAACTGTTCGCAACCATTCTGAACATCCATCGTCATCTGTTTGTCGGAACGATCGGACGGTGGATCACTGAACTTTCTGCTTGCTGGACGCTAATTCTGCTGCTGACTGGCCTTTACCTGTGGTGGCCGCGGCGTCTCACTCGTCTGGGCGGGGTCTGGGTTCCTAGGTGGCGGGCCAAGTCGTATCTCCTGTTGAGAGACCTGCACGCGCTCACGGGTGTGTATTACCTCCCGGTGTTTTCTGTCATTGTTATGACCGGACTCTGGTACTCGGACTTCCTCGGGCAGAACTCACGGCGTATTGCCGAGAATTTTGAGTTGGGGAGGCCTTTCTTTTCGACGGCAAAACGTCCGGATTCGAAGGGGCAACCGCCGAGCGTCTCACCTAACCAATCTGTCGAGAAGATCATGCCGCATCTCGATTCGCTGATTTCCATTGGTCATTCACGATTCCCTGAGAAGAATGTTTATGTCTCGCTGAAAAATGCCTCTTCGGACCAAGTCGAAGTCGGTGCATACAACCCAAGCGGCGCGGCCGGCCCGGTCTTTTTTCACACTCTCCAGGTCAGGCCGGAGAGCGGAGAAGTGATTTCCGAAAAGCAGCATGGAAAACTCTCGACAGTGCAGTGGTGGGGCACTTGGAACTACCCTCTCCACGTCGGCTCGATCTTCGGAACGATTTCGAAGGTGATCTGGTTGCTGGCTGCGATTTCTCTCGCATGTCTTCCATTGACCGGAGCGTGGATGTGGTGGAAACGCCGACCAGCAGGCGGTCTGGGACTACCAGGAAAAGCAAATGTCGCTGCCCCATGGTGGCTGATCGTGATCATTTCCACCACATGCTGTCTGCTTCCCCTAGCAGGAGCGAGCGTCCTGTTGATGTTGCTTGGAGATTGGGTGGTACAAATATTTCGGACAAGTTTGCCGCGCTCAAGAAATCGTACTGACGTTCCATGA
- a CDS encoding RNA polymerase sigma factor, whose amino-acid sequence MADGDHKSQFMGMVDEHGSSVMKVARAYTLTSEERQDLAQEILLQAWKSLPKFDGKASLSTWFYRVSLQTAMNWRRNDQQRRLRQQPFLDFQDFANATDCAEAVQQREVVEQLYAAIHRLPKTDTALILLYLDGLSYREMAEVLGISESNVGVKLNRAKTALSELMNGKANGP is encoded by the coding sequence TTGGCTGACGGGGATCACAAGTCGCAGTTCATGGGCATGGTGGACGAGCATGGCTCCTCCGTCATGAAGGTGGCGCGCGCCTACACATTGACCAGTGAGGAACGTCAGGATCTCGCTCAGGAAATCCTGCTCCAGGCTTGGAAATCGCTGCCCAAGTTTGACGGCAAAGCATCCCTGTCGACGTGGTTCTATCGCGTGTCACTTCAGACGGCTATGAACTGGCGTCGCAACGACCAGCAGCGCCGGTTGCGGCAACAACCGTTTCTCGACTTTCAAGACTTCGCCAACGCCACCGATTGTGCCGAGGCAGTTCAACAACGCGAAGTCGTCGAACAACTCTACGCGGCGATTCATCGACTTCCCAAGACCGATACCGCGTTGATTCTGCTGTATCTCGACGGCTTGAGTTATCGGGAGATGGCCGAAGTTTTGGGGATTTCCGAGAGCAATGTGGGCGTGAAACTGAATCGGGCCAAGACAGCTCTGAGCGAACTGATGAACGGGAAAGCCAATGGACCCTGA
- a CDS encoding sulfite oxidase — MPHPSSKHSVQFGSDASTAWKPGGLIIREKEPLNLEFPFSNLQTVITPTNQFFVRSHFPVPSISAEDWRLEVTGEVDAPFKLSYDELRRLPAETRSATIECAGNGRAFLVPKAKGVLWETGAVGNANWTGVRLSTVLQRAGVKPQALEAVFQGADSGVSEEPKSPGVIYFERSLPLTKANRPEVLLAYQMNGQDLTREHGFPVRLVVPGWFGMASVKWLNKITLTATPFNGFWQTLEYAYFQDSPGGPSLVALSEMAVKATIAQPVFHETIASRTVARVCGAAWSGENEIDSVELSMDGGTRWVTAQLLGEPVPYSWRLWEYDWQTPARPGRYQLKARARDKTGEVQPSSRDQSRLGYMINHTVPLEIELV, encoded by the coding sequence ATGCCGCATCCATCGTCGAAACATTCGGTTCAGTTTGGATCTGACGCTTCTACCGCGTGGAAACCTGGCGGTCTCATTATTCGCGAGAAAGAACCGCTCAACCTGGAGTTTCCGTTCTCAAATCTGCAAACAGTCATCACCCCGACGAACCAGTTCTTCGTCCGCAGCCACTTTCCAGTTCCCTCGATCTCTGCTGAGGATTGGCGATTGGAAGTGACCGGGGAAGTGGATGCTCCTTTTAAGCTGAGCTATGACGAGTTGCGCAGGCTGCCTGCGGAAACCCGGTCTGCAACGATCGAGTGCGCCGGAAACGGTCGGGCGTTTCTGGTACCGAAGGCGAAAGGCGTGCTGTGGGAAACGGGAGCGGTGGGGAACGCGAACTGGACTGGTGTTCGATTATCGACCGTTCTTCAACGAGCAGGTGTCAAACCGCAGGCTTTGGAAGCAGTCTTTCAAGGGGCCGACAGTGGAGTCAGCGAGGAACCGAAATCTCCCGGTGTGATCTACTTTGAACGCAGCCTCCCTTTGACGAAAGCCAATCGCCCCGAAGTTCTATTAGCTTACCAAATGAACGGACAAGACCTGACTCGGGAACACGGCTTTCCGGTTCGGCTTGTTGTCCCTGGATGGTTTGGAATGGCCTCTGTGAAGTGGCTCAACAAAATCACGCTCACTGCGACTCCGTTCAATGGATTCTGGCAAACTCTCGAATACGCTTATTTTCAGGACTCTCCCGGTGGTCCGTCACTTGTGGCGCTCTCAGAGATGGCAGTGAAGGCCACGATTGCTCAACCTGTTTTTCACGAAACAATTGCCAGTCGTACTGTCGCACGGGTGTGCGGAGCTGCATGGTCAGGCGAAAACGAAATCGATTCCGTTGAACTCAGCATGGATGGTGGAACTCGATGGGTGACGGCGCAGCTACTCGGAGAACCAGTGCCATACTCTTGGCGCCTCTGGGAATACGATTGGCAGACGCCAGCCAGGCCAGGCCGCTACCAGTTGAAGGCCCGTGCGAGAGACAAAACTGGAGAAGTACAGCCCAGCAGCCGGGATCAAAGTCGTCTAGGCTACATGATCAATCACACAGTTCCGCTTGAAATAGAGCTGGTCTAG
- a CDS encoding alpha/beta hydrolase, with amino-acid sequence MKSKDAMMTNRIRLKRSLLLLWICGISQLSCQAQPVPPAGVSVERGIVFGKGGDQDLKLDLALPKRSSGLMPAIICVHGGGWRAGNREALQPFLYYFSNTGIVCLTIDYRLAPQHQFPAPLEDVKCAVRWLRANAEKYHVDPDRIALFGGSAGAHLAALAGVTNGESRFEGTGGHAAQKSDVCAVIGWAGPYDLTLAYQNSLQQGTDDGKVTRLAMEGLLGGPQQDKAELYRQASPVEYVKPTTPPMVLLHGEADTLVPIEQAELMEKKLKEAGVAVELLRLEGAQHSTLGKNPPQTLQKLTEHVNVLLRLPQRPGN; translated from the coding sequence ATGAAGTCTAAGGACGCCATGATGACGAACCGCATTCGCCTGAAACGCTCGCTCCTGCTGCTGTGGATCTGCGGGATCTCGCAGCTGTCATGTCAGGCCCAGCCGGTGCCGCCTGCTGGCGTCTCCGTGGAACGGGGAATTGTCTTCGGCAAGGGGGGCGATCAGGATTTGAAGCTGGACCTCGCGCTTCCAAAACGGTCCTCCGGTCTCATGCCCGCGATCATCTGCGTGCATGGCGGCGGCTGGAGGGCTGGGAACCGTGAAGCCTTACAACCATTTCTCTACTACTTCAGCAATACCGGGATTGTCTGTCTCACCATCGACTACCGGCTTGCTCCCCAGCATCAGTTTCCGGCTCCGCTGGAAGACGTGAAATGCGCCGTCCGCTGGCTGCGGGCCAATGCGGAGAAATATCATGTCGATCCCGACCGGATTGCCCTCTTCGGGGGCTCGGCTGGTGCCCATTTGGCTGCACTGGCGGGAGTAACGAATGGTGAATCTCGCTTTGAAGGCACCGGGGGACATGCCGCACAAAAGTCCGATGTCTGCGCGGTGATTGGCTGGGCTGGTCCCTACGATTTGACCCTGGCCTACCAGAACTCCCTGCAACAGGGGACGGACGATGGGAAAGTGACCCGCTTGGCGATGGAAGGGCTCTTAGGTGGCCCACAGCAAGACAAAGCAGAACTCTATCGCCAGGCGAGCCCCGTGGAATACGTCAAACCGACCACTCCCCCCATGGTCCTCCTGCATGGAGAGGCGGATACCCTGGTTCCCATCGAACAAGCCGAGCTGATGGAGAAGAAACTGAAAGAAGCAGGTGTTGCCGTGGAACTTCTGCGACTGGAGGGGGCACAACACAGCACGCTCGGCAAAAATCCTCCGCAGACACTTCAGAAGTTGACCGAGCACGTCAATGTGCTGTTACGATTGCCACAAAGACCGGGGAATTAG
- a CDS encoding Flp family type IVb pilin gives MQVLHSIKTFLLSEDGPTAVEYAVMLALIVCVCLTAVKAVGTNASNKFNVIKNALT, from the coding sequence ATGCAAGTCCTTCACTCGATTAAGACATTCCTGCTCTCTGAAGACGGCCCCACCGCTGTTGAATACGCCGTCATGCTGGCACTGATCGTCTGCGTGTGCCTCACGGCTGTGAAAGCGGTCGGAACCAACGCATCCAACAAGTTCAACGTCATCAAGAACGCGCTGACGTAG
- a CDS encoding IS1380 family transposase: MSECNTQPLLFQPHERRDVAADFDDGTITSDAGGLLLREVELRFGIIRQFAGCFTDHRDEQLIEFSPLELLLQRVMGLALGYEDLNDHEQLRHDSLLALLCGRKDITGSNRPDLRDRDMPLAGKSTLNRLELTPAGAGEKSRYKKIVAHIGQLHNALVDLFIRLRAKQGVPEELILDFDATDDPIHGDQLGKFFHGYYKNYCYLPLYAFCDGWPLLALLRPSDLDASEGTVEQLARIVPRLRQAWPQVRIIVRGDSGFCRESIMAWCEAHHVDYVFGLAKNRRLQRIIGRELQTAQQLFEQTFDSARVFKDFEYRTHQSWSRSRRVISKAEHLVKGSNPRFVVTSLCPERIPARVLYEDLYCARGEMENRIKEQQLFLFADRTSTHAMRSNQLRVLFSTMAYPLHQALRQFGLQGTSLARAQVHTIRNTLLKIGGRIRVSGAAWCSRSHWRTLTETCSSRS; this comes from the coding sequence ATGTCAGAGTGTAACACCCAGCCGCTGCTGTTTCAGCCCCATGAACGCCGGGATGTCGCCGCCGATTTCGATGACGGTACTATCACCTCCGACGCCGGAGGACTGCTCCTCCGCGAGGTCGAATTGCGATTCGGCATCATCCGGCAGTTTGCCGGCTGTTTCACCGATCATCGCGACGAGCAGCTCATCGAGTTCTCCCCGCTGGAACTCCTGCTCCAGCGGGTGATGGGGCTGGCCCTCGGGTACGAAGACCTCAACGACCACGAACAGCTCCGACATGATTCCCTCCTCGCACTGCTCTGCGGGCGAAAGGACATTACTGGTTCCAATCGACCAGATCTCCGTGACCGGGACATGCCGCTGGCCGGCAAGAGTACGCTCAATCGTCTCGAACTCACGCCGGCCGGAGCCGGTGAAAAGAGCCGCTACAAGAAAATCGTCGCCCACATCGGCCAACTGCACAATGCACTGGTGGATCTCTTCATCCGCCTGCGGGCCAAGCAGGGAGTGCCGGAGGAACTCATTCTCGACTTCGACGCCACCGACGATCCGATCCACGGCGATCAACTCGGCAAGTTCTTTCATGGGTATTACAAGAACTACTGTTACCTGCCGCTGTATGCCTTCTGCGACGGCTGGCCGCTGTTGGCGCTCTTGCGGCCTTCGGATCTTGACGCCAGCGAGGGGACCGTGGAACAACTGGCCCGGATCGTCCCCCGACTCCGCCAGGCCTGGCCGCAGGTGCGGATCATCGTCCGCGGCGACAGCGGGTTCTGCCGCGAATCCATCATGGCGTGGTGCGAAGCACACCATGTGGATTACGTCTTTGGCCTGGCGAAAAACAGGAGATTGCAACGCATCATCGGCCGAGAACTGCAGACTGCTCAGCAGCTCTTCGAACAGACTTTCGACTCTGCACGAGTCTTCAAGGACTTCGAGTACCGCACGCATCAGAGCTGGTCCCGGTCTCGGCGGGTGATCAGCAAAGCCGAGCATCTGGTCAAAGGGAGTAATCCCCGGTTCGTGGTGACCAGCCTCTGCCCTGAACGCATCCCGGCCAGGGTTCTGTATGAGGATCTGTACTGTGCCCGCGGCGAAATGGAGAACCGCATCAAGGAACAGCAACTATTCCTGTTCGCCGACCGCACGAGTACTCATGCGATGCGGAGCAATCAGTTGCGAGTGCTGTTCTCGACTATGGCGTACCCGTTGCACCAGGCGCTGCGTCAGTTCGGGTTACAGGGAACTTCGCTGGCTCGGGCTCAGGTACATACGATCCGCAACACGCTGCTGAAGATCGGCGGACGAATTCGAGTGAGCGGGGCCGCGTGGTGCTCTCGCTCTCACTGGCGTACCCTCACCGAAACCTGTTCGAGCAGATCCTGA
- a CDS encoding DUF1559 domain-containing protein, translated as MTPACGSGRKRGFTLIELLVVIAIIAILIALLLPAVQQAREAARRSQCKNNLKQMGLALHNYHDVYNLFPPGGTSAGWGMSFFVGMLPYVDQANVYNKLDFSVNPASSIGPGFVQSATCRNLQALNNVLPVVYICPSSVVPKAISLNSTQQLLPSYVGIAGNDTYQFGSNAVTSTGNALYGVISATGVLMASNSPGGGAVNIASILDGSSNQIFIGEESAYGTSTTSNAVEIRTSRIYSGWMGANWSDRLMNLTTVRYPINTKDSTLAGIQANGNSGNNVGLNSQHTGGHMG; from the coding sequence GTGACACCGGCATGCGGTAGCGGTCGCAAACGGGGTTTTACTCTCATCGAACTGCTGGTGGTGATCGCAATCATCGCCATTCTAATCGCACTGTTGTTGCCAGCAGTCCAACAGGCCCGCGAAGCGGCCCGTCGCAGCCAGTGCAAGAACAACCTCAAGCAGATGGGCTTGGCACTGCACAACTACCACGACGTGTACAATCTGTTCCCTCCAGGCGGGACCAGTGCAGGCTGGGGAATGTCGTTCTTCGTCGGAATGCTGCCGTACGTCGATCAAGCCAACGTCTATAACAAACTGGATTTCAGCGTGAATCCAGCCAGCAGCATCGGTCCAGGCTTCGTGCAGAGCGCGACTTGCCGCAACTTGCAGGCGCTCAACAATGTTTTGCCTGTTGTATACATTTGCCCCTCTTCTGTTGTGCCGAAAGCAATCTCCCTCAACAGCACTCAGCAATTGCTTCCGTCCTACGTCGGAATTGCCGGCAACGATACCTACCAGTTTGGTTCGAATGCGGTGACCTCGACTGGGAACGCCCTTTACGGGGTCATTTCCGCAACAGGAGTGCTGATGGCCTCAAATTCGCCAGGCGGAGGCGCGGTGAACATCGCTTCGATCTTGGATGGGTCGAGCAATCAGATTTTCATTGGCGAGGAGTCCGCATATGGTACCTCGACTACCAGTAATGCAGTGGAAATCCGCACTTCTCGAATCTACTCCGGCTGGATGGGAGCCAACTGGTCAGATCGCTTGATGAATCTCACGACAGTCCGGTATCCAATCAACACCAAGGACTCCACCTTGGCGGGAATTCAGGCGAATGGAAACAGCGGCAACAACGTTGGCCTGAATTCGCAGCACACTGGGGGGCACATGGGCTGA
- a CDS encoding DUF1559 domain-containing protein, whose amino-acid sequence MSKRHRGFTLIELLVVIAIIAILIALLLPAVQQAREASRRSQCKNNLKQIGLAMHNYVDVFRTFPISQFARAGSGGNLITTVWSRSILPYLDQATLSAKWDENKNFAEEPNRTLAATPLSVYMCPSSPTDPVSEYTAPSTSTWLGVAGSGTLRQGIVEYAASGHVCVSNCSGTPYYANMKAGILENDSSGALGALRVMPRDVTDGLSNTLLVVELAGGNKIYKGKPAVITTNTAIQKRSWANYATLTMFKMGVALGDQYGGNCAINCNSDYLNAYSFHTGGAQAVLGDGSVRFLSENLDYDTVWKLVGRSDGEILGEF is encoded by the coding sequence ATGTCAAAGCGTCATCGCGGATTTACGCTGATCGAACTGCTCGTTGTCATTGCCATTATTGCCATTTTGATTGCTCTACTGCTGCCCGCTGTTCAACAGGCCCGGGAAGCGTCGCGGCGGTCGCAGTGCAAAAACAATCTCAAGCAGATCGGCCTGGCAATGCATAACTATGTGGATGTCTTTCGGACCTTCCCCATCAGCCAGTTTGCCAGGGCAGGATCTGGCGGAAACCTGATCACGACCGTCTGGTCTCGCAGCATTTTGCCGTACCTCGACCAGGCGACCCTTTCCGCCAAATGGGACGAAAACAAAAACTTCGCAGAGGAACCGAATCGCACTCTCGCAGCCACGCCCCTGAGTGTGTACATGTGTCCGTCTTCGCCCACGGATCCGGTGTCAGAATACACCGCCCCTTCGACCAGCACCTGGCTCGGCGTGGCCGGATCTGGAACGCTGCGGCAAGGCATCGTTGAGTACGCCGCCTCGGGTCACGTTTGCGTTTCCAATTGCTCTGGAACTCCTTACTACGCGAATATGAAAGCCGGCATTCTTGAAAACGACTCGTCGGGAGCATTGGGAGCGTTGCGGGTCATGCCGCGCGACGTGACCGATGGACTCAGCAACACGCTCCTGGTCGTCGAGCTCGCCGGCGGGAATAAGATCTATAAAGGAAAGCCTGCCGTCATCACGACGAATACCGCGATTCAGAAGCGATCCTGGGCCAACTATGCAACCTTGACCATGTTCAAAATGGGCGTCGCGCTGGGCGATCAGTACGGCGGCAATTGCGCGATCAATTGCAATTCCGACTATCTCAATGCCTATAGCTTTCATACCGGCGGCGCACAAGCGGTGTTGGGCGATGGCAGCGTCCGCTTCTTGAGTGAGAATCTGGACTATGACACGGTCTGGAAACTCGTCGGTCGTAGCGATGGGGAAATACTGGGCGAGTTCTAG